The proteins below are encoded in one region of Clostridium estertheticum:
- a CDS encoding AAA family ATPase: MKITQLDIRDFGVFQGEKLEELGNGIIVVGGANRSGKTTLMEILRNIPFGFSKGSKLPPPKFQYDVRCDLSSDEGEEVNVLLKGFSNPEVVYRNAQVKGSNKGVYDIDKGTYKELFTISLDELNKSSDKEDSNLQSMLLGAGFKHIVKIPGVAKELRQKANVIGGTRGNPATKMFKPFDENIKKGLEGRKRSTLLLTSYMQKKNSLSCLEDNIILKERQLLESDNNLIKLELLKHNYELNEKKENLIVELQTYFFGPDYVKEYNIEGAENLKIQYIKELEKYNNDNYEFQRETAKDELVKVILMENKRLIISYYNGISGIKEISKNLIRVKTEYYEKTGTIMNKIKKANDNWINFDDVTKVCCDEMQQHILNQNIEKYKKIKVDKINLDKKIEDSKMHRDVLEKQIAPRDSITYMKKYLYITMLFMIIGVVLFFIDKMLGCSIITIGALGTALYLFINYSNRKLIVVRNTEIKTQLDNIIINSKNNSHEIKKIDANLKELNNIMDEYRDILKLDEQVSVDGIKDYFKTVAYLKDEIFEYYLLKKKLMDQFDDLCETLNNIGNLLNKFTFFNTKSLGVISSKKICLDNIDSICSDLLLKIETLYKNLISLEKVDMSFSKLKILEKEILDFLCKKVTENIISDIEKYINNGEKYKRYKKQQDEFKIIQEKLLQSVKSHRIKDILHNVKHDALQTDNENQNLLNILQELYNQYISIDELNYDYKVSSNENKELIGELDILKNEKQTLKDEVTALNSDEMLLQYEKDIIEARGKLRPLAEKYAVYNTAALFLEKIRERFLENTKDKLLKGASNILSEITSGEYKDIMPQDDLMQGDFKTKLWDESIKESSKELSRGTKEQLFLAVRISRIKEIKPRLPVIFDDSFVNFDIAHTKNTVKALVELSKTNQIFVLTCHAALIEIIMAKASNALYFKLDKGKFTKSSGENLKEYLKEL; this comes from the coding sequence TTGAAAATAACACAGCTAGATATTAGAGATTTCGGAGTATTTCAAGGCGAAAAACTGGAAGAATTGGGGAATGGAATTATAGTTGTTGGTGGGGCGAATAGGTCTGGTAAAACCACCTTGATGGAAATACTTAGAAATATACCTTTTGGGTTTTCAAAAGGTAGCAAGTTACCACCGCCTAAATTCCAATACGATGTAAGATGTGATTTAAGTTCAGATGAAGGAGAAGAAGTAAATGTACTGTTAAAAGGGTTTAGTAATCCAGAGGTAGTTTATAGAAATGCACAAGTAAAAGGTTCTAATAAAGGAGTATATGATATAGATAAGGGAACCTACAAAGAATTGTTTACAATAAGTCTTGATGAGCTAAATAAGAGCTCGGATAAGGAAGATAGTAATTTACAATCAATGCTTCTAGGGGCTGGGTTTAAGCATATTGTTAAGATCCCTGGGGTTGCCAAAGAATTAAGACAAAAGGCTAATGTTATTGGCGGAACTAGGGGAAATCCTGCTACTAAAATGTTTAAACCATTTGATGAGAATATTAAAAAAGGTTTAGAGGGAAGAAAAAGATCTACGCTTCTTTTAACATCTTATATGCAAAAGAAAAACAGTTTGTCGTGCCTTGAAGACAATATAATTTTAAAGGAAAGGCAGCTTCTAGAAAGTGATAATAATCTAATTAAATTAGAACTTTTAAAGCATAATTATGAGCTTAATGAAAAAAAGGAGAATCTTATAGTAGAGCTTCAAACGTATTTTTTTGGACCTGATTATGTAAAAGAATATAATATAGAAGGAGCAGAAAACTTAAAAATTCAATATATTAAAGAATTAGAGAAGTATAATAACGATAATTATGAATTCCAGAGGGAAACAGCTAAGGATGAGCTTGTTAAAGTGATTTTAATGGAAAACAAAAGATTGATTATTAGTTATTATAATGGAATATCAGGAATTAAAGAGATAAGTAAGAATCTTATTCGTGTTAAAACTGAGTATTATGAAAAAACTGGAACGATAATGAATAAGATAAAAAAAGCTAACGATAACTGGATTAATTTTGATGATGTTACAAAAGTTTGTTGTGATGAGATGCAACAACATATTTTGAATCAAAACATTGAAAAGTATAAAAAGATAAAGGTTGATAAAATAAATCTTGATAAAAAAATAGAAGATTCAAAAATGCACAGAGATGTTTTAGAAAAACAAATAGCACCTCGAGACTCTATAACCTATATGAAAAAATATTTGTATATCACAATGTTATTTATGATTATAGGGGTGGTATTATTTTTTATAGATAAGATGCTTGGATGCTCAATAATAACAATTGGAGCATTAGGTACAGCTCTATATTTGTTTATAAATTATTCTAATAGAAAATTAATTGTGGTTAGAAATACAGAAATTAAAACGCAGCTTGATAACATAATAATAAATTCTAAAAATAATTCCCATGAAATAAAAAAAATAGATGCAAACCTAAAAGAGCTAAACAACATAATGGATGAGTATAGGGATATTCTTAAACTTGACGAGCAAGTGTCAGTTGATGGAATCAAAGATTATTTTAAAACAGTAGCTTATTTAAAGGATGAGATATTTGAGTATTATCTATTAAAGAAAAAATTAATGGATCAGTTTGATGATCTTTGTGAAACTTTAAATAACATTGGCAATCTACTTAATAAATTTACTTTTTTTAATACTAAAAGCTTAGGGGTAATAAGTTCAAAAAAAATATGCCTAGACAATATAGACAGTATTTGCAGTGACTTATTATTAAAAATAGAGACCTTATATAAAAACTTAATTTCTTTAGAAAAAGTCGATATGAGTTTTTCAAAACTTAAAATATTAGAGAAGGAAATATTAGATTTTCTTTGTAAAAAGGTTACAGAAAATATAATTTCAGATATAGAAAAGTATATTAATAATGGAGAAAAGTATAAAAGATATAAAAAACAACAAGATGAATTTAAAATCATACAAGAAAAATTGTTACAATCAGTAAAGAGCCATCGTATAAAAGATATACTACATAATGTAAAGCATGATGCTTTACAAACTGATAATGAAAATCAAAATTTATTAAATATCCTTCAAGAGTTATATAATCAGTATATTAGTATTGATGAACTTAATTATGATTATAAAGTTTCAAGCAATGAAAATAAAGAATTAATTGGAGAACTGGATATTTTAAAAAATGAAAAACAGACATTAAAAGATGAGGTTACGGCTTTAAATTCAGATGAGATGTTATTGCAGTATGAGAAAGATATTATAGAAGCAAGAGGAAAGCTAAGACCACTTGCAGAGAAGTATGCTGTTTATAATACGGCAGCCTTATTTCTAGAGAAAATCAGAGAAAGATTTTTAGAAAATACCAAGGATAAGTTATTAAAAGGAGCTAGTAATATCTTAAGTGAAATAACATCTGGTGAATATAAAGATATTATGCCGCAAGATGATTTAATGCAGGGAGATTTTAAAACAAAATTATGGGATGAGAGTATAAAGGAGAGTTCAAAAGAGTTAAGTCGTGGCACAAAAGAGCAACTATTTTTGGCAGTTCGTATAAGTCGAATAAAAGAGATTAAGCCAAGATTGCCAGTGATTTTTGACGATTCTTTTGTTAACTTTGATATAGCACATACAAAAAATACAGTTAAAGCTTTAGTAGAATTATCAAAAACAAATCAAATTTTTGTACTTACTTGTCATGCAGCCCTAATAGAGATAATAATGGCGAAGGCTTCTAATGCCTTATATTTTAAATTAGATAAGGGTAAATTTACAAAAAGTTCAGGTGAAAATTTAAAAGAATACCTTAAAGAACTATAA
- a CDS encoding DNA topoisomerase, with the protein MSKALFITEKPSVAAEFAKALKINGRKSDGFIESDKAVVTWCVGHLVTMSYPEKYDMKLKKWSLNTLPFLPESYKYEVIEGVKKQFNIVKSQLLREDIDRIYVCTDSGREGEYIYRLVDEMAGCPDKQKRRVWIDSQTEAEIIRGVKEAKDLSAYDNLSEAAYLRAKEDYLMGINFSRLLSLVYGKTVSNYLGKSYIVIAVGRVMSCVLGMVVQREREVREFIVTPFYRIIGSFNVSEDCNYDGEWKAVEGSKYFESPILYNEGGFKTQEDAEKLIGELRDSSIDNNVLVENISKKKENKNAPLLFNLAEMQNECSKKFKINPEQTLSLIQALYEKKMLTYPRTDARVLSTAISKEIDQNIKKLMKLNGNTEINNIAKNIIEKKWYSGIAKTKYVDDSKVTDHYAIIPTGEGLQNYSSLKEMEKKVYNLVLRRFLAIFYPPAVYNKVSVITKINKERFFTSDKVCVELGYLEVLKPDSDSNDRESTNMKFLSLLKKGQTVTLKELIVKEGKTSPPKRFTTGSIIIAMENAGKLIEDEELREHIKGSGIGTSATRSGILTKLEKIEYIKSNNKTQVVMPTLLGEIIFDVVKNSIPTLLNPELTASWEKGLTMVTQSEIAGDIYMDKLENYIVKNTDRVLQLNNGLRLKSKFDMASEFY; encoded by the coding sequence ATTAGTAAGGCGTTATTTATTACAGAAAAACCAAGTGTTGCTGCGGAGTTTGCCAAAGCCTTAAAAATAAATGGTAGAAAGTCGGATGGATTTATAGAGTCTGACAAAGCTGTAGTAACATGGTGTGTGGGACATCTTGTTACTATGAGTTATCCAGAAAAATATGATATGAAACTTAAAAAATGGTCTTTAAATACTTTGCCATTTTTACCTGAATCATATAAATATGAAGTTATAGAAGGAGTTAAAAAACAATTTAATATAGTCAAAAGTCAATTACTTCGCGAAGATATTGATAGAATATATGTTTGTACAGATTCAGGAAGAGAAGGCGAGTACATTTACAGATTGGTAGATGAAATGGCTGGGTGTCCTGATAAGCAAAAACGAAGAGTGTGGATAGATTCACAAACAGAAGCCGAGATTATTCGAGGTGTTAAAGAAGCTAAGGATTTAAGCGCATATGATAATTTATCGGAAGCAGCTTATTTAAGAGCAAAAGAGGATTATTTAATGGGAATTAATTTCTCAAGACTTTTAAGTTTAGTCTATGGAAAGACTGTAAGCAATTATCTTGGAAAAAGTTATATAGTTATTGCTGTTGGACGAGTAATGTCCTGTGTTCTTGGGATGGTTGTCCAAAGGGAAAGAGAAGTTCGAGAGTTTATAGTTACTCCTTTTTATAGAATTATTGGAAGCTTTAATGTAAGCGAGGACTGTAATTATGATGGGGAATGGAAGGCTGTAGAGGGTTCAAAGTATTTTGAATCACCTATTCTATATAACGAGGGTGGATTTAAGACTCAGGAAGATGCTGAAAAGTTAATAGGAGAGCTAAGAGATTCTAGTATTGATAATAATGTTTTGGTTGAAAATATTTCTAAGAAAAAAGAAAATAAAAATGCACCATTACTTTTTAATTTAGCAGAAATGCAAAATGAATGTTCTAAGAAATTTAAAATAAATCCAGAGCAAACTCTTAGCCTCATTCAAGCTTTATATGAGAAAAAAATGCTTACATATCCAAGAACGGATGCTAGGGTATTGTCTACAGCGATATCTAAAGAAATAGATCAGAATATAAAAAAATTAATGAAATTAAATGGAAATACAGAGATAAATAATATAGCTAAAAATATTATAGAAAAAAAATGGTATAGTGGTATTGCTAAAACAAAGTATGTTGATGATAGCAAGGTAACAGATCATTATGCTATTATTCCAACAGGTGAAGGGCTTCAAAATTATTCATCATTAAAGGAAATGGAAAAGAAAGTGTATAATTTAGTGCTAAGACGCTTTCTTGCAATATTTTATCCCCCGGCTGTGTACAACAAAGTTTCTGTTATAACAAAGATAAATAAGGAAAGATTTTTTACGTCAGATAAGGTTTGTGTTGAACTTGGTTACTTAGAGGTTTTAAAACCTGATAGTGACAGTAATGATAGAGAGAGCACAAATATGAAATTTTTAAGTCTGCTAAAAAAAGGACAGACGGTGACACTTAAAGAATTAATAGTTAAAGAAGGTAAGACTTCACCTCCTAAAAGATTTACTACAGGTTCGATAATTATAGCCATGGAAAATGCAGGTAAACTTATTGAAGATGAAGAGCTAAGAGAGCATATAAAAGGCTCTGGTATTGGTACAAGTGCCACGCGCTCAGGAATTTTAACAAAGCTTGAAAAAATAGAATATATTAAATCTAATAATAAAACTCAAGTGGTTATGCCTACACTACTTGGAGAAATTATCTTCGATGTAGTTAAAAATTCTATCCCTACTCTTTTAAATCCAGAATTAACGGCTAGTTGGGAAAAAGGATTAACAATGGTTACTCAAAGTGAAATAGCGGGTGATATATACATGGATAAACTTGAAAATTATATAGTTAAAAATACGGATAGAGTACTGCAACTAAATAATGGATTGAGGCTTAAGAGTAAATTTGATATGGCAAGTGAATTTTACTAA
- the radA gene encoding DNA repair protein RadA: MAKDKIIYVCKECGSHAPKWMGKCSDCGAWNSYEEKLVKATSSKQNTLNSLVAATKPTKLKAVLQSNSDRIITGVSEFDRVMGGGIVRDSVTIISAPPGAGKSTLLLQLANSLSLKEYKILYASGEESKSQIKNRADRTVKEIADNFWVVSDTKLDEIIQHIETVDADLIILDSIQTFTLDEYSSSRAGSPTQVIECATALKNIAKNPDRPRAVFLVGQMTKADEMAGPRILEHLVDTVLYLEGEDGEELKHLVSKKNRFGNTEESGMFRLSDVGMEEITDPSEFFMTKRDELVPGSALAVIKDGTRPIVIEIESLVSKSFTPYPSRLSECFARKEQLGTLISILEERGGIGLYDKNVIIKATGGLKLTETSVNLAVVMSIASSSLNHGIATDTVFIGELGLTGELKKVPSLEQRLKEVDRMGFKKAYIPQNCLKAGVKFKNLKVIPCKKLTDVITKEFK; this comes from the coding sequence TTGGCAAAAGATAAAATAATCTATGTTTGTAAAGAGTGTGGGTCACATGCTCCAAAATGGATGGGTAAATGTAGTGATTGTGGTGCATGGAATTCATATGAAGAGAAACTTGTTAAGGCGACTTCTTCTAAACAAAATACTTTAAATAGTTTGGTAGCTGCAACTAAACCTACAAAACTAAAGGCGGTGCTGCAGTCTAACAGTGATAGAATAATTACTGGAGTCTCAGAGTTTGATAGAGTTATGGGTGGAGGAATAGTTAGAGATAGTGTTACTATTATATCGGCTCCACCAGGGGCTGGAAAGTCTACACTTTTGCTGCAACTCGCAAATTCACTTTCATTGAAAGAATATAAAATTTTATATGCATCTGGAGAGGAAAGTAAAAGTCAAATTAAAAATAGGGCTGACCGAACAGTAAAAGAAATAGCCGATAACTTTTGGGTTGTTTCGGATACAAAGTTAGATGAAATAATACAACATATAGAAACAGTCGATGCTGATTTAATAATACTTGATAGTATTCAAACATTTACTTTGGACGAATATTCAAGTTCTAGGGCAGGTTCACCTACTCAAGTAATTGAATGTGCAACAGCTTTAAAGAATATAGCTAAAAATCCTGATAGACCAAGAGCTGTTTTTTTGGTTGGGCAAATGACAAAAGCCGATGAGATGGCAGGACCACGAATACTCGAGCATTTAGTAGACACTGTATTATATCTTGAAGGAGAAGATGGCGAAGAACTAAAGCACTTGGTAAGTAAGAAAAATCGTTTTGGAAATACAGAAGAAAGTGGCATGTTTAGGCTTTCAGACGTAGGAATGGAAGAGATTACTGACCCTTCTGAGTTTTTTATGACCAAAAGAGATGAGTTAGTTCCAGGAAGTGCTTTAGCTGTTATAAAGGATGGAACAAGACCCATTGTTATAGAAATAGAAAGTCTTGTATCTAAATCTTTTACTCCTTATCCAAGCAGGCTAAGTGAGTGTTTTGCAAGGAAGGAACAACTGGGAACCCTTATTTCTATTCTTGAAGAAAGGGGAGGAATAGGGCTTTATGATAAGAACGTTATTATAAAAGCAACAGGCGGTCTTAAACTAACTGAAACATCGGTCAATCTTGCTGTAGTGATGAGCATCGCATCCTCATCACTGAATCACGGAATAGCTACAGATACAGTATTTATTGGAGAACTAGGTTTAACTGGTGAATTAAAAAAAGTCCCATCTTTAGAACAGAGATTAAAAGAAGTAGACAGAATGGGATTTAAAAAGGCATACATACCTCAGAATTGTTTAAAAGCGGGGGTTAAATTTAAAAACTTAAAAGTTATACCATGTAAAAAATTAACAGATGTTATAACAAAAGAATTCAAATAA
- a CDS encoding phosphoenolpyruvate carboxykinase — MRKEFSLSNEKVMINFTAKYCNTPVKLLESVGFRRVFNAYLKKIKKKKSNIYKYLIENTHTETEDLDILTIHLFKLLSVLNANEIVDLNTKYSALINNKSTFIDFIEDFYSFWRKLERYTVIHNNKINEGIEKTSFVEANNGFSMLILDLYRKIEENVVGYKPKVYRQLPAGGNAGLIVNTINWPMPLGYEQLKNVPFIDAIILDLPYISYPKKNTRDGIFDECFENPLKNCTITPDHWFCYPAKVGTLLAFIYVHRDFMAHAITLCNLFEMAKEKEYRDIKPDIVFVFGAKDSAPDVKTVFYDDNENDIMLGYISYGDEIDYFGYVKKMALTLHNLIMIKRGSLPIHGAMVHIIMNNGNSANVVIMGDSGAGKSESLEAFRSLSEDYISDMTIVFDDMGYLTLKDDSKPLAFGTEIGAFVRLDDLDAGYAFKEIDRSIFMNPDKINARLVMPVASYKDIIKGYPIDLFLYANNYEEVKDDMEEINFFTNAKDAIDVCKRGARMAKGTTTELGLVTSYFANPFGPVQKQELVNVLIDKYFEDLFKTGVKVGQIRTSLGVKGQEKDGPKKAAKKLFELIIK, encoded by the coding sequence TTGAGAAAAGAATTTTCCCTAAGTAATGAAAAAGTAATGATAAATTTTACTGCAAAATATTGTAATACTCCTGTTAAATTATTAGAAAGTGTTGGATTCAGAAGAGTTTTTAACGCTTATCTCAAGAAAATCAAAAAGAAGAAATCAAATATATACAAATATTTGATAGAAAACACACACACAGAAACTGAGGATTTAGATATTTTAACAATACATTTATTTAAACTCCTATCAGTACTAAATGCAAATGAAATTGTAGATTTAAATACTAAATATAGTGCTCTTATAAATAATAAAAGTACTTTCATAGATTTCATAGAGGACTTCTATAGTTTTTGGAGAAAACTTGAAAGATATACTGTAATTCACAACAATAAAATAAATGAAGGTATAGAAAAAACAAGTTTTGTTGAAGCTAATAATGGTTTTTCAATGCTTATACTTGATTTATATAGAAAAATCGAGGAAAATGTTGTTGGTTATAAACCTAAAGTTTACAGACAATTACCCGCAGGTGGTAATGCTGGTTTAATTGTTAATACTATAAATTGGCCAATGCCTTTAGGATATGAACAATTGAAAAATGTTCCATTTATTGATGCAATAATTTTAGATTTACCTTATATAAGTTACCCTAAAAAGAATACACGTGATGGAATTTTTGATGAATGTTTTGAAAACCCATTAAAAAATTGTACTATAACACCAGACCATTGGTTTTGTTATCCAGCTAAGGTAGGTACACTACTTGCATTCATTTATGTTCACAGGGATTTTATGGCTCATGCAATAACCCTTTGTAACTTATTCGAAATGGCAAAAGAAAAAGAGTATAGAGATATTAAACCAGATATAGTTTTTGTTTTCGGTGCCAAAGATTCTGCCCCTGACGTCAAAACAGTATTTTATGACGATAATGAAAATGATATTATGCTTGGATATATAAGTTATGGTGACGAAATAGATTACTTTGGATATGTAAAAAAGATGGCCTTAACGCTTCATAATTTAATAATGATTAAACGAGGTTCACTACCAATTCATGGTGCGATGGTACACATTATTATGAATAATGGTAACAGTGCTAATGTTGTTATTATGGGTGATAGCGGTGCTGGTAAATCTGAAAGTTTAGAAGCTTTTAGAAGTTTAAGTGAAGATTATATAAGCGATATGACCATAGTGTTTGATGATATGGGTTACTTAACTTTAAAAGATGATTCAAAACCACTAGCATTTGGAACTGAAATAGGAGCCTTCGTAAGACTTGATGATTTAGATGCAGGTTATGCTTTTAAAGAAATAGATAGAAGTATATTTATGAACCCTGATAAAATTAACGCAAGACTTGTTATGCCAGTAGCGAGCTATAAAGATATTATTAAGGGTTACCCTATAGATTTATTTCTTTATGCAAACAATTATGAAGAAGTAAAAGATGATATGGAAGAAATTAATTTCTTTACAAATGCAAAAGATGCAATTGATGTTTGTAAAAGAGGCGCTAGAATGGCAAAAGGTACTACAACCGAATTAGGCCTTGTAACATCTTATTTTGCAAATCCATTTGGACCTGTACAAAAACAAGAACTAGTAAATGTACTTATAGATAAATATTTTGAGGACCTTTTCAAAACAGGAGTGAAAGTTGGACAAATTAGAACTTCACTCGGAGTTAAAGGACAAGAAAAAGATGGTCCTAAAAAGGCTGCTAAGAAATTATTTGAATTAATTATAAAATAG
- a CDS encoding DMT family transporter: MKNKVAPHIMAIILMFIWSLSYLSIKVVSEEVSPVLSAFYRFVLAAIILFIILKVKFPEEKVLKRDKSKFALGGLFGVAIYFIFENYAVAFTSASNVAILIASIPVFTIFSQRIIFKEKLTYGKISGATLSLVGIIIIIASKERVSFLSKGNIGDLMALGAVFSWVIYNMVCSSFKGNYKVITITTYEIMWGSLFLSPSLLFSNLQIPSAKVILNLIFLSIFCSCVGYVVYVHCLKELGATIITTYINLQPIMSLIAAAVILNETITIWQVLGCVVIIVGVTLVSLDGRLNFRKRKKVYENL, from the coding sequence TTGAAAAATAAAGTGGCACCGCATATAATGGCAATTATATTAATGTTTATATGGAGTTTATCTTATTTAAGCATAAAGGTCGTATCAGAAGAGGTAAGTCCAGTATTATCAGCCTTTTATAGGTTTGTACTAGCCGCTATAATTTTATTTATAATATTAAAAGTAAAATTTCCTGAGGAAAAAGTTTTAAAAAGAGACAAATCTAAATTTGCTTTAGGTGGGCTTTTTGGAGTAGCAATATATTTCATCTTTGAGAACTATGCTGTAGCATTTACATCCGCATCAAATGTCGCAATTTTAATTGCATCAATACCTGTATTTACTATATTTTCCCAAAGAATAATTTTTAAAGAAAAATTAACTTATGGAAAAATATCTGGCGCTACCTTAAGTTTAGTTGGAATTATTATAATAATTGCATCTAAAGAAAGAGTAAGTTTTTTATCAAAAGGAAATATAGGAGATCTTATGGCGCTTGGGGCAGTGTTTTCTTGGGTAATTTATAACATGGTTTGTAGTAGCTTCAAAGGAAATTATAAAGTAATAACTATAACTACTTATGAGATCATGTGGGGATCATTATTTCTTAGTCCCTCACTATTGTTTAGTAATTTGCAAATTCCTTCTGCAAAGGTTATATTAAATTTAATTTTTCTATCAATTTTTTGCTCATGTGTCGGATATGTAGTATATGTACATTGCCTTAAGGAACTTGGAGCAACAATTATAACTACCTATATAAATTTACAGCCTATTATGAGTCTGATTGCAGCAGCAGTTATACTAAATGAAACCATTACGATTTGGCAGGTATTAGGGTGTGTAGTTATAATAGTAGGAGTAACTTTAGTTAGTTTAGACGGTAGGTTAAATTTTAGAAAACGGAAGAAGGTATATGAAAATTTATAA
- a CDS encoding D-alanyl-D-alanine carboxypeptidase family protein, whose amino-acid sequence MKRRNRLLLFTLLFTLVFSTTVFAATNPPELDGKAAISVDMDTNEIIYAKNIDNKMYPASITKLITALLLAENKTTTDNLKYTKNAKAQPPYSYNLNIHPVAIGDTMSADNVMDGLLLYSGNDIAYMIADNVGGNPVNFAKMMNDKAAKLGMTGSHFITPNGLDDANDKHFTTPYDLTLAGRAAYKNDWVKKSMGKKTSVIKSANGPVATVTNRNKLLGIDGNVGGKTGYTIKAGRCLISIYERNGRHILGVVMNSTYNLPKDTIVFDDMTKLINYSYAAKKEVTTKKDTVIKTIISVPYKVIPFIGPTKTINIPLDSKEDVTFYKNDVKRETTIKVDPIKPWKLNKKTSIGTLVVKQKDYVKTYKLYPMVSKATILKNNIIIYAAIVIVLIAIIVLVFLLISSIRRRKNRSGRRIRY is encoded by the coding sequence TTGAAAAGAAGAAACCGACTTTTATTATTCACACTGCTCTTTACTTTAGTCTTTTCTACAACAGTTTTTGCCGCTACTAACCCACCAGAATTAGATGGTAAAGCTGCAATCTCTGTAGATATGGACACTAATGAAATTATTTACGCAAAAAACATTGATAATAAGATGTACCCTGCCAGCATTACAAAGCTTATTACAGCTTTGCTACTTGCTGAAAATAAGACTACAACGGACAACTTAAAATACACTAAGAATGCAAAGGCGCAACCACCATACTCTTATAACCTAAACATTCATCCCGTAGCTATCGGAGATACAATGTCCGCTGATAATGTAATGGATGGACTTCTTCTTTATTCTGGAAATGATATTGCTTATATGATTGCTGATAACGTTGGTGGAAATCCAGTTAATTTTGCTAAAATGATGAATGATAAAGCCGCAAAACTCGGAATGACAGGCTCTCATTTTATCACCCCAAATGGTTTGGATGATGCAAATGATAAGCACTTTACAACGCCCTACGACTTAACTCTCGCAGGAAGAGCTGCTTATAAAAATGATTGGGTAAAGAAATCTATGGGTAAAAAAACAAGTGTAATTAAATCTGCTAATGGTCCTGTTGCTACTGTTACTAACAGAAATAAACTGCTTGGCATAGATGGTAACGTAGGTGGTAAAACTGGATATACAATAAAGGCTGGAAGATGCCTAATTTCTATATATGAACGTAATGGTCGCCATATTTTGGGTGTCGTTATGAATTCTACATATAACCTACCAAAAGATACAATAGTTTTTGATGACATGACCAAACTTATTAATTATAGTTATGCTGCTAAAAAAGAAGTAACTACAAAAAAAGATACTGTTATTAAAACAATAATATCTGTACCCTATAAAGTTATTCCATTTATAGGACCAACAAAAACAATTAATATACCACTAGACTCAAAAGAAGATGTGACTTTTTATAAAAATGATGTCAAACGAGAAACTACCATTAAAGTCGATCCTATAAAGCCATGGAAACTTAATAAAAAAACCTCTATTGGAACTTTAGTTGTTAAACAAAAGGATTATGTAAAAACTTATAAATTATATCCAATGGTTTCAAAAGCTACTATACTCAAAAATAATATAATTATCTATGCTGCAATTGTGATTGTTCTAATTGCTATTATAGTATTAGTTTTCCTATTGATATCTTCTATTCGTAGACGCAAAAATCGCAGTGGTAGAAGAATAAGATACTAG
- a CDS encoding NUDIX hydrolase yields MINKVEEIFKDRIPKVIGEFDKSAVMILLVEDNDELSIVFEVRALKLRSQPGDVCLPGGRVELNEDPKEAAVRETMEELNLERDQIKIIGDMDYYISPYGNIMYAYVGYLKYGEINPSEDEVDHIFKVPLKFFLESEPLYYNMEIGPLKQEGFPFHLINGGKNYKFRKGFLDQYFYEYNNYVIWGFTAQIIKSFIKVLEK; encoded by the coding sequence ATGATAAATAAGGTAGAAGAAATATTTAAGGATAGGATTCCTAAAGTAATAGGGGAGTTTGATAAAAGTGCGGTTATGATATTACTTGTAGAGGATAATGATGAGTTATCTATTGTATTTGAAGTACGCGCTTTGAAATTAAGAAGTCAGCCAGGTGATGTTTGTCTGCCAGGTGGGAGAGTTGAGCTGAATGAAGATCCAAAAGAAGCCGCGGTGCGAGAAACTATGGAAGAACTGAATTTGGAAAGAGATCAAATTAAAATAATTGGAGATATGGATTATTATATAAGTCCTTATGGAAATATAATGTATGCTTATGTAGGGTATCTAAAATATGGAGAAATAAACCCCAGCGAAGATGAAGTGGATCATATATTTAAAGTACCATTAAAATTTTTTTTAGAGAGTGAGCCACTCTATTATAATATGGAGATAGGACCCTTAAAACAAGAAGGTTTTCCTTTCCATTTAATTAATGGAGGAAAAAACTACAAGTTTAGAAAAGGTTTTTTAGATCAATATTTCTATGAGTATAATAACTACGTAATATGGGGATTCACAGCTCAGATTATTAAAAGTTTTATCAAAGTATTAGAAAAATAA